The Myxococcota bacterium genome has a segment encoding these proteins:
- a CDS encoding AbrB/MazE/SpoVT family DNA-binding domain-containing protein, producing MQTVTVSTKYQLVIPREVRQRLELEPGARLTVLEKGGILYLVPEHPIEAMRGIAKGTKRKGLREKKDRL from the coding sequence ATGCAGACCGTCACCGTCTCCACCAAGTACCAGCTCGTCATTCCCCGCGAGGTCCGGCAGCGGCTCGAGCTCGAGCCGGGCGCGCGACTCACGGTGCTCGAGAAGGGCGGGATCCTCTACCTCGTTCCCGAGCATCCGATCGAGGCGATGCGCGGCATCGCGAAGGGCACGAAGCGCAAGGGACTTCGCGAGAAGAAGGATCGGCTTTGA
- the katG gene encoding catalase/peroxidase HPI, whose protein sequence is MPSDPRESSEPTASSESTAPKCPFHDVAGGGTSNRDWWPGQLRLDVLHQHSSKSDPMGAGFDYAAEFAKLDLAAVKADLHARMTDSQSWWPADFGHYGPLFVRMAWHSAGTYRVADGRGGGGRGQQRFAPLDSWPDNVSLDKARRLLWPVKQKYGRRISWADLMILAGNVALESMGFETFGFAGGREDVWEPDQDVNWGGERAWLGGEARHAGDRELANPLAAVQMGLIYVNPEGPDGHPDPLAAAKDIRETFARMAMDDVETVALIAGGHTFGKTHGAAPASHVGPEPEAAELEAQGFGWKSGFGTGVGADAITSGLEVTWTSTPTRWSHGFFENLFGYDWELTRSPAGAHQWRPKDGAGDGTVPHAHDASQRIAPAMLTTDLALRFDPAYEKISRRFLAHPDEFADAFARAWFKLTHRDMGPRSRYLGPEVPAEELIWQDPLPAVDHPLVDADAVAELKRRVLASGLSVSELVSTAWASASTFRGSDKRGGANGARIRLAPQNGWAVNEPAKLAKVLATLDAVRGEFAASRTDGVRISLADLIVLAGGAGVEQAARAAGHDVVVPFRPGRTDASQEQTDIASFAVLEPVADGFRNHLGGRSTAPAEARLVDRAQLLTLTAPETTVLVGGLRVLGANANGAEEGVLTHRPGALTNDFFVNLLDMATEWTPTSEARERFEGRDRATGELRWTATRVDLVFGSSSQLRALAEVYASADAGRKLVDDFVAAWVKVMELDRFDLR, encoded by the coding sequence ATGCCGAGCGACCCCAGAGAATCGAGCGAACCCACCGCGTCCAGCGAGTCCACCGCGCCGAAGTGCCCGTTCCACGACGTCGCGGGCGGCGGCACGAGCAACCGGGACTGGTGGCCGGGACAGCTGCGTCTCGACGTGCTGCACCAGCACTCGTCGAAGTCCGACCCGATGGGCGCGGGCTTCGACTACGCGGCGGAGTTCGCGAAGCTCGACCTCGCGGCGGTGAAGGCGGACCTGCACGCGCGGATGACCGACTCGCAGAGCTGGTGGCCCGCGGACTTCGGCCACTACGGGCCGCTCTTCGTGCGCATGGCGTGGCACAGCGCGGGCACGTACCGCGTGGCCGACGGGCGCGGCGGCGGCGGGCGCGGCCAGCAGCGCTTCGCGCCGCTCGACAGCTGGCCCGACAACGTGAGCCTCGACAAGGCGCGGCGGCTCCTGTGGCCCGTGAAGCAGAAGTACGGCCGGCGCATCTCGTGGGCCGACCTGATGATCCTGGCCGGCAACGTCGCGCTCGAGTCGATGGGCTTCGAGACGTTCGGCTTCGCGGGCGGACGCGAGGACGTCTGGGAGCCGGACCAGGACGTGAACTGGGGCGGCGAGCGCGCGTGGCTCGGCGGCGAGGCACGCCATGCGGGCGATCGCGAGCTCGCGAACCCGCTCGCGGCCGTGCAGATGGGCCTGATCTACGTGAACCCGGAGGGCCCGGACGGCCACCCCGACCCGCTCGCGGCGGCGAAGGACATCCGCGAGACGTTCGCGCGCATGGCGATGGACGACGTCGAGACGGTCGCGCTCATCGCGGGCGGCCACACGTTCGGCAAGACGCACGGCGCGGCTCCGGCCTCGCACGTGGGCCCCGAGCCGGAGGCCGCCGAGCTCGAAGCGCAGGGCTTCGGCTGGAAGAGCGGCTTCGGCACCGGCGTCGGAGCGGATGCGATCACGAGCGGCCTCGAGGTCACGTGGACGTCGACGCCCACGCGCTGGAGCCACGGCTTCTTCGAGAACCTCTTCGGCTACGACTGGGAGCTCACGCGCAGCCCGGCGGGCGCGCACCAGTGGCGGCCGAAGGACGGCGCGGGCGACGGCACGGTTCCGCACGCGCACGACGCATCGCAGCGCATCGCGCCCGCCATGCTCACGACCGACCTCGCGCTCCGCTTCGACCCGGCCTACGAGAAGATCTCGCGGCGCTTCCTCGCGCACCCCGACGAGTTCGCGGACGCGTTCGCGCGCGCGTGGTTCAAGCTCACGCACCGCGACATGGGCCCGCGCTCCCGCTACCTCGGGCCCGAGGTGCCGGCCGAGGAGCTGATCTGGCAGGACCCGCTCCCCGCCGTCGACCACCCGCTCGTCGACGCCGACGCCGTCGCCGAGCTGAAGCGCCGCGTGCTCGCATCGGGCCTCTCGGTATCGGAGCTCGTGTCGACCGCGTGGGCGTCGGCCTCGACCTTCCGCGGCTCCGACAAGCGCGGCGGCGCGAACGGCGCGCGCATCCGCCTGGCACCGCAGAACGGCTGGGCGGTGAACGAGCCCGCGAAGCTCGCGAAGGTGCTCGCGACGCTCGACGCGGTGCGCGGCGAGTTCGCGGCGTCGCGCACCGACGGCGTGCGCATCTCGCTCGCCGACCTGATCGTGCTCGCGGGCGGCGCGGGCGTCGAGCAGGCGGCGCGCGCCGCCGGGCACGACGTCGTCGTGCCCTTCCGGCCGGGGCGCACGGACGCGTCGCAGGAGCAGACGGACATCGCGTCGTTCGCGGTGCTCGAGCCCGTCGCGGACGGCTTCCGCAACCACCTCGGAGGCCGCAGCACCGCGCCGGCGGAGGCGCGCCTCGTCGATCGCGCGCAGCTGCTCACGCTGACGGCGCCCGAGACGACGGTGCTCGTCGGCGGCCTGCGCGTGCTCGGCGCGAACGCGAACGGCGCGGAGGAAGGCGTCCTCACCCACCGCCCCGGCGCGCTCACGAACGACTTCTTCGTGAACCTGCTCGACATGGCCACGGAGTGGACGCCGACGTCCGAGGCGCGGGAGCGCTTCGAGGGCCGCGACCGCGCGACCGGCGAGCTGCGCTGGACGGCGACGCGCGTCGACCTCGTCTTCGGCTCGAGCTCGCAGCTGCGCGCGCTCGCCGAGGTCTACGCGAGCGCCGACGCCGGCCGCAAGCTCGTCGACGACTTCGTCGCCGCGTGGGTCAAGGTGATGGAGCTCGACCGCTTCGACCTGCGCTGA
- a CDS encoding serine hydrolase domain-containing protein encodes MTKWVLGTSGLAIAWIAAVVIGSLEGGCRAPLAPRGDFAAFAEAAHAHVGAECRGNAVVLLIEDGVVRDEYACSVGEPVDRDSVFQVASLSKWISAWGVMALVDSGRVALDAPVSTYLVRWHLPDGEFDDAGVTVRRLLSHTAGLTDGLGYGGFGPGERVQTIEESLTMAADRMPHASGAVVVGREPGSRWEYSGGGYALLQLLVEDVTGEAFESYMRRVVLGPLGMRDSTFDWTRAERARLADSYDVDATRAPQRHYTAVAAASLYTTASDLARFLAAHVPGRAGEPVGRGVLAPRTVEQMWVPEASLLGRDIWGLGVILHARNAAGRFVVGHDGTNLPAINTAVRLDPDTGDAIVALATGAPRLATTIAGEWVFWETGNVDVFAFGAGAGVERVLGRAATGAAVIVVVAILAAQWRRRARPAGPPPPQPRGAGGRA; translated from the coding sequence ATGACGAAGTGGGTGCTGGGGACGTCCGGGCTCGCGATCGCGTGGATCGCCGCCGTCGTCATCGGGTCGCTCGAGGGCGGGTGCCGCGCGCCGCTGGCGCCTCGGGGCGACTTCGCGGCGTTCGCCGAGGCTGCGCACGCGCACGTCGGTGCGGAATGTCGCGGCAACGCGGTCGTGCTGCTGATCGAGGACGGCGTCGTCCGCGACGAGTATGCGTGCTCGGTGGGCGAGCCGGTGGATCGCGACAGCGTCTTCCAGGTGGCGTCGCTCAGCAAGTGGATCAGCGCGTGGGGGGTGATGGCGCTCGTCGACTCGGGACGGGTCGCGCTCGACGCTCCAGTCTCTACCTATCTCGTACGGTGGCACCTTCCCGACGGCGAGTTCGACGACGCAGGGGTCACGGTGCGGCGGCTGTTGAGTCACACGGCGGGCCTGACGGACGGCCTCGGCTACGGCGGCTTCGGGCCGGGCGAGCGCGTGCAGACGATCGAGGAGTCGCTGACGATGGCGGCCGATCGCATGCCGCACGCGAGTGGCGCCGTCGTCGTCGGTCGCGAGCCGGGGAGTCGCTGGGAGTACTCGGGCGGTGGCTATGCGCTGCTGCAGCTGCTCGTCGAGGACGTGACCGGCGAAGCCTTCGAGTCCTACATGCGGCGGGTCGTGCTCGGGCCGCTCGGCATGCGCGACTCGACCTTCGACTGGACGCGCGCCGAGCGCGCGAGGCTCGCTGATTCCTACGACGTCGACGCGACGCGCGCACCGCAGCGCCACTACACCGCCGTGGCCGCGGCATCGCTCTACACGACGGCGTCCGATCTCGCTCGCTTCCTCGCGGCGCACGTGCCGGGCCGCGCCGGCGAGCCGGTCGGGCGGGGCGTCCTCGCGCCGCGCACGGTCGAGCAGATGTGGGTGCCCGAGGCGTCGCTCCTCGGCCGCGACATCTGGGGCCTGGGCGTCATCCTCCATGCGCGCAACGCAGCGGGGCGTTTCGTCGTCGGGCACGACGGCACGAACCTACCGGCGATCAACACGGCCGTGCGGCTCGACCCGGACACCGGCGACGCCATCGTCGCGCTCGCGACGGGCGCCCCGCGGCTCGCCACGACGATCGCGGGCGAGTGGGTGTTCTGGGAGACGGGGAACGTCGACGTCTTCGCGTTCGGCGCCGGCGCCGGCGTCGAGCGCGTGCTCGGGCGAGCCGCCACCGGCGCGGCGGTGATCGTGGTCGTCGCGATCCTCGCTGCGCAGTGGCGCCGCAGGGCGCGGCCTGCGGGACCGCCTCCTCCGCAGCCACGCGGAGCGGGAGGCCGCGCCTAG
- a CDS encoding type II toxin-antitoxin system VapC family toxin has protein sequence MILIDSSGWIEYLAARPKADLFAPYIEGPEPRLSSAIQVYEIYKVVRRDLSEERAIAAVSALRTTTIEPLSEGLALEAADIALEYGLAMADSIIFATASRHGAEIVTSDADFEGLPRVTLIR, from the coding sequence TTGATCCTGATCGATTCGAGCGGGTGGATCGAGTACCTCGCCGCACGGCCGAAGGCCGACCTCTTCGCACCCTACATCGAAGGCCCTGAGCCGCGTCTGTCGAGCGCGATCCAGGTGTACGAGATCTACAAGGTCGTCAGGCGAGACCTGAGCGAGGAACGTGCGATCGCGGCAGTGTCGGCGCTTCGCACGACGACGATCGAGCCGCTGTCGGAGGGCCTCGCGCTCGAGGCCGCCGACATCGCGCTCGAGTACGGGCTCGCGATGGCCGACTCGATCATCTTCGCGACGGCATCGCGGCACGGTGCGGAGATCGTCACGAGCGATGCCGACTTCGAAGGCCTGCCGCGGGTCACGCTGATCCGCTGA